Below is a window of Zygotorulaspora mrakii chromosome 3, complete sequence DNA.
TAAAGATATTTGTGATAGAGAAAGTAAACAACCAACTAGATTTGAGCATATTGGCGGTAATGATtcaagtttgaagaagatctaAATTGTTTTTAAACAAAACATTGATTATCCGGCTTGATGTGGTAGTAAGTCTCATAACTGATTTTCTCGCGCGTGCAACTTTATCGATATATTCCTCTGAGGCAGGCCTTATCgatgattcaaaaaggAGGCGCTCGTACCTCTAAAGGTGAGACGTTTCTTCTTATTTACAATTGTAAAATCTAACAGCATGAGAGCTACCACTTTTCCAAATGCATTCTCTTAAACACTGCAACCTACTAGTTGTCGGGCACGTTATTCTGAAAGAGAtcatcaagaaaatgatCCGACTCCAAAGGAAAGGATCCGtcagaaaaaagagaggAAAACCAGTCCTCTCCTGTAAGGGCACCAAGAGACGCGTCCAATTTACCCCATGTATCGTTTTGGAGTTCATAGTTGTCTGTTGTTAGTTTGAAATCAGGGTCTGCGGTTTCTCCGATGCCGAGTACTGCCTCGTGAATCCACCGCTGATATGTTTGCCCTTGCTGAACGATGCTTTTCAGGGTCAATATCACGTTGGTACTTTTCTGAGTGTACTTGCAGCTCTGAGATATCTGCTGCAAAATACTGACAGACTCGTTGAGTCGTTGTAGTGCCTCTGTAGATGGGCAAAGAGCCAAGTACACCACCAGTACAAAAGAAGCTCCGTGACAGGCGTTATAATCATTGAAGGAATAACACGAAAGCAAATTGTTGGCTCTCAGGTTTAAAAGAGTCTCGACAATTTCCGTGGCCGCGTTGTACGAATACAGAACCATCCGACTGGAGAAAGAGCtcatatcatcatcaagatCGACGGGAAAATTACTATCTCTTAACttcaacaaaagaaatggcCGCCCGAGAGTTATCTGTGCTAAATTATATGCAAAATGCACGTGAACTGCACCTCTGTAAGATGGATCCCCTATTTTCATCGATTTGACCTCAAACTCTGGGGGAACTTGTTTCCACCAGGAGTCTATACTGTGATATAAATCCATGATAGTGGCAAATTTCAACCCATGTTCCTTTCTTCGAAACCACATATCATGTATCTTTATAGTTAAAAGCGACACTGTGATTATAAGAGTCATACACGTGACATTCGCGTTttctgaattttcatcCAAAGCCTCACAGTAAGACGGTAGATCGAgatcaatttcagataCGGGCAAAGTCTCTGGACGGCCGAGAGCTATACTGGAACGCCTCTCAATCGTATAAATGCTCCAGAACAGCCTTTTTCTAGCCTCTGTcacattgttttcaaagtgGTCTTTGAAAGGGAACTTCTTATGCATACCATTCGCGATGGCTGCTCTCAAGGCAATCCCCAGATAACTATAAGCCATCTCCATTTCCTGTCCAGCAAGCACATACATGGCAGCCAGAAAGAACACCTGTACAGTTTCCATAGAGCTGTCGTTGATCACTGCCGGAAACAAGAGTTGAGCATGTTCGTAGAACTCCAGACCAGGAAATCTTTTATTCTCCCTTTCTTGCTGAATACCCTTATCTTTCCAGACATAAGCGAAAGTGGAACCCATGCAGAGTCCTACGTATAGAAGACACACATgattgatatctttcaatCCGATTTCTGATCTGTTGTAATATATGCGCCGTACAATTGATCTAAACCACGAGCTGTCACAATAGAAAAAGGTATTATTCCCAGAAACAGAGATAAATATGTCAATCAGTTTTTGTGCTTCCTCCAGCGGTGGCAATCGGGATAAGGCTACATTGAGTAACTCAGAAAATGTATTAGATGCTTCGCTGGTAATGTTTCCTGTCTTCTTGTCGATGAGATTAACATCATATTGCATCTCAGGTGACTCAGGCTTTGTTGGTCCCTTTCCGGTTGCATTGGAGACTATCTCACAAGCTCGAACCACAAAACTTGATGTTGAACCGGCGTCTTCATAGAAAGTATGAACCGTATTTCCATCTGAGAGCTGAATATTTCGAAAGTCTATGTGAGAAATCAACTCCCGAGCTTTAGCATCTCCAGTAAGTTCTGCTAGCTTCAACTTCATCTGTTCGACAGATGTCTCAACGCCGGGAAAGGTGGCCTTGATGATAGCCTCCATATAGGAAAGCCGCTGAACGGTGGTGGTTAAAATTTCCTTGCTTACGCGGACCCGTGGCTCTTGTTTGCATGAGACATCCTTTATAATACATCTATTACAAGGGACTCCTCCTACACACTTGGATTTATGCCTTTTACACTCTTCACAAGCTACAGCTTTTCGAATCCGTTCACTATCAGGAACTCTTCCTCTTCGCCTCTTTTGTTTGCCGTTAACCTCCTTGAGAGCAGTCATCCTTTCCTCAGGAAAACCTCACACTGGTTTCAGTCCTGACTGTCATTACAGCCCTGTAAAACAAGTTGGTGATTTCTAAAATTATATATCCATTGTCATTtgagaatgaaagagatAAGCGAGAATCAAGATTCCAAAATTGTAAAAGAAGTTCCATTTGCCGGATGCTTATCTTTTGGGTGAAATACCTTTGGACGATTGTTGCGCAGGATTGCCGTTACTGTGCCTTCAAAAAGGGTCATATTATTATAGTATTAATTTTAAGAGAGTTAAGCTAATATATTGGGCTAATATATTGAGATTAATAAAAGCATCGAAACCCTAAGATTTAGGCATACAAGCTTTAACGCCATTTTTGTGAGCCCAAGTTCATGCACTAACTGTGTCTAGGAACTTCGTTCCCGTTCTATATAACATAATAAAAAACGGGAACGTTACAGAATGTCATCTCTAATTATTCCAAAAATGCACCTCATCGAATTATAACAGCATCTATTATTGcggtgaaaattttcagcatcCATTGAGCCAGAAACGACAGTGCATGCAGCGTATGCAGTGTATGAGGTGTATGCGTTCATTGTAAGTTGCATCTTCTTCCGCTACTAGAAGTATGGCATGTGACTGAAGACGCCTTGCTGACTACTTTTGAATGAGGTTCTTTGCATATTCCTGCTCCAACAATTATGAAACTTAGAGGTTGTATGATTCGGCGAAGCCAGTTCTGAGACAGTCTGCCGGTACTCTGGGTTATATGATATAATCATATGGCGTTTTCAGGCATCTGTATTTGCTTTAATTAAATTGAACTCCACCATGGATAGTTGCAATTTGGGGAGAAACTTGCGAAAAACAAAACGCTGGATATCACTGCGGGTCCACTTAATCTCTGCAAGATTCTAttgatgtttcttttctttacaAACGTATATTTTTGTAACAATGCGTGTGATTAGAACAGGTTACGCTAACTAATAATTGCATCATCACATCGCGCTTGCCCTAAGTATCAATGACGAATAGAACTGGATGGAAGCAAAGTGATCATCTACATAAATGTGCTCGTTTACCGTGTGCCCTCCATTGTTTCTGATGTCAATTCGAGTCGGACGGAAGCGAAAGAGATTTTGTGTCAGATTCCAGAAGTGCCGAGTGTCAGTATTGCCAGCCATAAGAGTTGGCACAACAACCAGTGACTCCACATTCAATGTTTCAGTGAAGATGGGGTTCAATGCTGAACTGACGCTACCAAATACTACTGAGTAAGCTTTCGTATTCTGAGGGGACATCTTAGCAGGCTCTAGAGCTTTGCCAACTTGCGAAATACACAGTTCACTGTCCGAGCAGGATACACTTTCTTGAGAGCCGAAAAAAAACGACGTCATGTTGTATTTCATTGCAATTGGTTCCAGGATGGATGTGATTCGAGCCTTGATGTCTTTCAAACTCAAGCCAGGAGCGATGCGATAATTGATTCCTACGGAGACCCTTTCTGGAAGAGCATTTATTTTCTGGCCACCTGATATTAGATCTATTGCTTGGGACGTGCGTGACAGAACCGCCAAGGAAGTATTTTGGAGGAGAAGGCCAAGATCATATTCTGCATCAATGTCCCcttttctgattcttctaAGCAGAAGCGGCACATCTCGGGTACTAAAGTTTTGACAGGAGAGAAATTCTATTACTGGGCTATCTCGAGAAACTCGTGGCGCAAGGGGGTCTTTTGTTTCGAGAGCAACGATCATTTCTGCCATTATGCCTATGAGAGTATGCTTACCTGCTAATGAGGAATGTCCCCCCAAGCCTTTCGCCTCAATTAGCACGTCCAAATAGCCTTTCTCAGATGTAGCCACAGTCGCATAGGCAACTTTGCCCCCGGGTGCAACTGGATCGATTATACCAGGTCC
It encodes the following:
- a CDS encoding M20 family metallopeptidase — encoded protein: MLDIHQVLDDKDCWIPEIPALPEVSSNIYKNIVATLSTVQYQQKCISRFQRAIGVDTETNDDFGTVQDDIRWSKFYNFSAFLKKDFPLVHQHLQLERVNCHGLLYTWKPASERDQDTHFSKPFVLMAHQDTVPVSNKSLAEWKYDPFEGHVDKSGIIYGRGAHDDKNSLISIMEAVELLLKNHFQPKRTVVLAFGFDEEVSGKRGAFEISQVLEQRYGKHGIEFILDEGPGIIDPVAPGGKVAYATVATSEKGYLDVLIEAKGLGGHSSLAGKHTLIGIMAEMIVALETKDPLAPRVSRDSPVIEFLSCQNFSTRDVPLLLRRIRKGDIDAEYDLGLLLQNTSLAVLSRTSQAIDLISGGQKINALPERVSVGINYRIAPGLSLKDIKARITSILEPIAMKYNMTSFFFGSQESVSCSDSELCISQVGKALEPAKMSPQNTKAYSVVFGSVSSALNPIFTETLNVESLVVVPTLMAGNTDTRHFWNLTQNLFRFRPTRIDIRNNGGHTVNEHIYVDDHFASIQFYSSLILRASAM